In candidate division KSB1 bacterium, the genomic window GTCCTGGGCTTTTCCTTAAAGAAAATGAAGAGTAAAATAGCAACGATGTACAAAATCACGCTATTAGTACTGATCCTATTGACGAGCATTTCGCTAGTGTTCTCAAGATTAATTATCAACAGAATGTTGTTACCAATGAAAAAAATCACCGCCGCGGCCAAAGTAATTGCCAGGGGCGATCTTAGAGATAGAGTTGAGATCAACCAGAAAGATGAAGTGGGACAGCTTGCCGACTCATTCAACGAAATGCTAAGTATGCTTAAGCAAAAAGCAGAGTTTGCAGATTCAATCTCAAAAGGAGATCTTTCTTTAGAAATTAAGCTCGAATCAGAGGGAGATCTATTGGGTAAAGCCATGGTGACCATTAAGGAAACCCTTATCACAATGCAGACAGAACTCCAAAAAACCATAGATGACCAGAAAGCAGGTGATTTAGACGCTAGATGCCACCCGGAGAAACTTCAGGGCGCTTATTCTGAACTATTGGTTGGCATCAATGATACGCTAGATGCAGTTATACATCCCATGTCCGAGGGTATTGAAATTCTTCAAGAATATGCCCGGGGCAATTTAGAGAAAGAAATGCGAGTTTTACCCGGCAAGCAAGTTATTTTAACAGAGAGCATAAATTCGATTAGAGGAAATCTCATGGCCTTAATTGATGAGGGTACTATGCTCTCAAAAGCTGCTGAAGAAGGCCACTTAGTTGTCCGTGGAGATACTTCAAAATTTGAAGGAGGATATCGTGAGATCATTCAGGGTATGAACAATACCTTGGACAATATTTTGAAACCGATAAATGAGGCGGTACATTGTCTGGGTGAAATGGCCAAAGGTAATTTGACGGTTACTATTGAAGAAGATTATAAAGGCGATCACAATAAAATGAAAGAGTCCCTGGGCACTACTCTGGAATCTCTGAATAAAGTATTAGGCCAGGTTGCCAATGTGGTTGATCAGGTTGCAAGTGGTGCAGAGCAGGTGGCCAATTCCAGCCAATCGGTATCCCAAGGCACAACCCAGCAAGCAAGCTCCATGGAGGAGATGAGTTCTTCCTTAGCTGAAGTAGGGGCACAAACAAAGGAAAATGCAGATAACGCAACGGAAGCAAATAAGTTGGCATCGGAAGCAGGTGACGCAGCGAATAGTGGCAACAAAGAGATGAAAAAGATGTTACAAGCTATGAATGAGATTAATGACTCATCGAAGCAGATTTCCAAAATAATAAAAGTGATCGATGAAATTGCATTTCAGACCAATCTACTAGCCCTGAATGCTGCAGTCGAAGCAGCACGAGCAGGAGTACACGGAAAGGGATTTGCCGTAGTCGCTGAAGAGGTCCGTAACCTGGCCCAACGCAGCGCAAAAGCAGCCAGCGAAACCACTGACCTGATTGAGGGATCAGTTCGTAAAGTTAAAAATGGAACCAAGATTGC contains:
- a CDS encoding HAMP domain-containing protein, with amino-acid sequence MKTKSFKDILIKNKISLIIVFTLLMHSGFSLYYFPKSQKEEILSATNELAHNVTILLSYVFAFGFQDENPESILVGYEIIKENENVAYVQIYDDKNQLLSEYNPNDYDIRKNREQITNGSQNDGTFIEVTSPIKYEDGRFGYVVLGFSLKKMKSKIATMYKITLLVLILLTSISLVFSRLIINRMLLPMKKITAAAKVIARGDLRDRVEINQKDEVGQLADSFNEMLSMLKQKAEFADSISKGDLSLEIKLESEGDLLGKAMVTIKETLITMQTELQKTIDDQKAGDLDARCHPEKLQGAYSELLVGINDTLDAVIHPMSEGIEILQEYARGNLEKEMRVLPGKQVILTESINSIRGNLMALIDEGTMLSKAAEEGHLVVRGDTSKFEGGYREIIQGMNNTLDNILKPINEAVHCLGEMAKGNLTVTIEEDYKGDHNKMKESLGTTLESLNKVLGQVANVVDQVASGAEQVANSSQSVSQGTTQQASSMEEMSSSLAEVGAQTKENADNATEANKLASEAGDAANSGNKEMKKMLQAMNEINDSSKQISKIIKVIDEIAFQTNLLALNAAVEAARAGVHGKGFAVVAEEVRNLAQRSAKAASETTDLIEGSVRKVKNGTKIANQTAKNLSEIVDGVSKVTQLVNDIDTASNEQSYALDQVNIGMGEIDKVTQSNTANAEESASAAEELSSQAAELKQMLTKFQLKEKGFGKATGRIKVTPQFDSSDAKFDSTVLSKAEDKVRDIDPAEIIKLDDEEFGNF